GGTAATAATCAGGGCGAAAGGCGCGTGTGTCCGGGACATGCTGCGCAGCTTGCTCCGATGATTGCAGCTTGTCAAACCCCGCATGCGGCATCGCGTAAAAAACGCACAGGGAAACAGCACAAGAAAAACGGCGCCGGAAAGCCTCAAGCTCTCCGGCGCCGTTTGCCATCCCACCGGCCAAGCGGCGGAACAGTCAATCACGACATCGTCACATCACTGCGCGCGCACCGGCTGCGGCGCGGCGCCGATGTCCTTGCGGACCTTGGCCACGTCGGACGCGCTGACTGCCGCGCCCTTGTTGCCCCAGCTCGACCGCACGAAGCTCACCACGTCGGCGACTTCCTTGTCGGTCATGCGCCAGTCAAAGCCCGGCATCGCGTACGCGGTCGGGGCCGATGCCGTGCCCGGCATCTGGGCGCCCTTGAGCACGATGTGGATCAACGAGGCCGGATCGGCCGAGTTGACCGTCGAGCTCAGCGCCAGCTGCGGGAACGTCTCGGTGTAGCCCTTGCCCGTGCTGCGATGGCAAGCCGCGCAGTTGTTCAGGAAGGCCATGGCGCCATCGCTCTTGTCCTTGCCGGCGCGCAGCGCATTCGCCACGGACTCGTCATAGGCCAGCGGCTTGGTGGCGTCCTTGTTCACTGGGGGCAGGCTCTTCAGGTACACCGCGATGGCATTCAGGTCGTCGTCGGTCAGGTGCTGCGTGCTTTCCTCGACCACCTGCGCCATGCCGCCGAACGCTGCCGAATGACCGTTGCGGCCGGACTTCAGGAAGGTCGTGATGTCTTCCTTGGTCCAGGCGCCCAGGCCGTCGGTCGCGTCGCCGCGCAGGTTCTTGGCCAGCCAGCCTTCGACCACGCCGCCCGACAGGAAGGCCGAGCCGTCCGCGTCGGTCAGCGCCTTTTCCTGCAAGGCCACGCCGCGCGGCGTGTGGCAGGTGCTGCAATGGCCCAGGCCTTCAACGAGGTAGCGGCCGCGCAGCAGCGCCTGCTTGTCGGCGCCGCTGGCGTCGATGGTGACCGGCGCCGTCACGACGTCGGGCGCAAACACCCAGCGCCACACCGTCAACGGCCAGCGCATCGACATCGGCCAGACGATATCGGTGTCCTTGTTTTCCTGCTTCACGGGCTCAACGCCGTGCATGAAGTAGGCATACAAGGC
The DNA window shown above is from Achromobacter spanius and carries:
- a CDS encoding cytochrome c, which encodes MIKHTIVAAFSALSALAAGAAFAAGGTPASTDAQMIKQGEYLSRAGDCIACHTASGGKPFAGGLGIDSPLGMIYSTNITPDKETGIGNYSYEDFDRAVRHGVAKDGHSLYPAMPYTAYANVTPDDVKALYAYFMHGVEPVKQENKDTDIVWPMSMRWPLTVWRWVFAPDVVTAPVTIDASGADKQALLRGRYLVEGLGHCSTCHTPRGVALQEKALTDADGSAFLSGGVVEGWLAKNLRGDATDGLGAWTKEDITTFLKSGRNGHSAAFGGMAQVVEESTQHLTDDDLNAIAVYLKSLPPVNKDATKPLAYDESVANALRAGKDKSDGAMAFLNNCAACHRSTGKGYTETFPQLALSSTVNSADPASLIHIVLKGAQMPGTASAPTAYAMPGFDWRMTDKEVADVVSFVRSSWGNKGAAVSASDVAKVRKDIGAAPQPVRAQ